Part of the Coriobacteriaceae bacterium genome is shown below.
GTATCGTGATCGCCGCAACAAGAAGCGCGAGATCCGCTCTCTCTGGATCACCCGCATCAACGCTGCCGCTCGCCTGAACGACATCTCTTACTCTCAGTTCATGCACGGCCTGAAGGTTGCCGGCATCGAGCTCGACCGCAAGGTCCTGGCTCAGATGGCCTACGAGGACATCGAGTCCTTCAACGAGCTGGCTGCCATTGCCAAGAAGGCTCTCGAGGC
Proteins encoded:
- the rplT gene encoding 50S ribosomal protein L20, encoding MARIKRAVAAKKKRRTVMHRAKGYYGAASRTYKHAKEQVQHSLQYQYRDRRNKKREIRSLWITRINAAARLNDISYSQFMHGLKVAGIELDRKVLAQMAYEDIESFNELAAIAKKALEA